The Periophthalmus magnuspinnatus isolate fPerMag1 chromosome 19, fPerMag1.2.pri, whole genome shotgun sequence region TATTTGCCACAACACATACAAGATGGAAATCAAATGCTGTTGTGGAGCACTAGTATAGGAAACCCATGTAGACAAGAACAGATAATGGAAACTACAGAAAGGCTGGGTCTGGATATTGAACACAGGACCAAATTGCAGAGAGGCATGCGTGGTTATCACTGCGCCAACTGTGTCCGAGGAGTAAATTAATTGTGCATCATTGTTAAGCAGTAGCCAATGTCTAAAATATACATACTGTATTAACTAATGCATTATAATCAAAGGTGGGTACTAGTCacttaaataatcacaaaaagtatttggtgaataataataataataataataaagtgcagaGCAAATTTATGATTCATTAATTGGTCAGATAAAATGTATAATGCTTGGTTTCTATTATTTcagaaataaaaactaaaactattatgTTCATTCAAGTGTTATCTTATAATTTCATATTGCCAACCTAAAGTGTAGttgtctgagtctgagtctatGTCAAATTTCTAGGCCTATATATCTCTATAACTTTCTGCCATAGAATTCCTCTAACCatatattaataaatatattgatCACATGACATAAAGCAAACATGTGAGTGATTAAATCAAGTAGCACTGTCTGAACTGTGTTCAGGAGATGCTGGGGGGGATGGGGTTGGGGGGGGTGCAGGAAGGGCCCTCCCCCCGGGGGCTTCTCCCCACAGCCTGGCCTTTGTCCCTGATGATGTATGAGACAGGCTCTCCATTGGCGTACCACAGGAACACGACAGCAGCGCCAACACAGAGCCATAATGGAGACTGATGCGACGGCTCACTTTGTCCACACCACAACGAGTCAGCGCAGCCCTCCAGGCTCCGTCAGGGGCCCTCCAGGTTCTGACAGGGGCCCTCGTAGCgctgcagtgtggccctggcaGCTTACGTGTGGAAGCTGCTCTTTCCTGGCAGGTGAACGGACGGACAGATGATGTACGAGGGCATGAGGAGGTACAGTAATGGGACAGTGGAAGTGAAGGTCTCCTAGCACACATTCCTGACATAACTATGGTGAGAAGTGTCAACTGTCAGTGTCATGATCTGACAAGGCACTGTGCTGCAACTTTGGCTTCACACCTGCCGCCATAAGGTATGAACCAGGGCAGTAATACTCAGATCTGTGGTTCACCAGGCTGCCCAATCACCTGGGAATTCAAATTgacatgtgcagtttgaagTGATGCTGACACACATCAacacatttacagacaaaaacagagacatACGTTAGCATCAAACTCCATATCCTCCTGAATCAGCAGCACTggcaaaaaagtatatttacagtgtagttgtgtgtgtacCATCCAAAAGCAGCATCTATCTCTCCTCAGAGAGTAGCACTACCCCATTCCCCTCCATCTGCTATTCCTCATGTGGACCATAAAGTCTTCAGTGTGCACTGCACAGAACATTGTCCTAGTGTGGGGATGCCAGCAGATCATGTGGCTCTGTCTGTTAAAAATATTTCTGCTAGACACTGTCAAAGGTCCTGCAATATCACTGATGAATTCATCCAATACAATACTGTTAAATTCTAAGTATTAGGAATTACTTGGTTTGGCTCTCAGTGGTTGTTGAGAACCACTGAGTTGCAAACTGGTTTCTAGCAACCTCTGAGTTGCTAGAAACCCTTTTGCTCAGAGCAAGCTGGTTTCTAAACAGCAAAGCCTGTACAGTTTGTTACCACTTAGCCACTTCTTAAGTAAAACATTGTTTGTCATTGTATTTAACCCCATGGGTTATTCTAACCCAGTTTAGGCTCCATAAATCTACTACTTTAGTGCATACTTTATATCTGTCCTTTGTTTTCTCCAACATGTAAAAAATGGTGGACTACTTGCAGGGCTGGTTACTATATCACTCAGACTGTGTCTGCTGGGGGACAAGGGACAAGTGCCATATCTGAGAAATCAGAATAATAAGTACTAGACTGGTGGCATGTGTCCGGCTCATGTGGAAGTTGTAGATGAAACCTAACACACCTTCACTGAAAATATGGAGGCAGAGGATGAAAGTACTGTATGTGATAAGATACTGGGGAGAGTAAATGGAAAGATTTAAGCTTGGAATGAGCTGTGAGACAGTGGGcttttgtttgtctgtgtaaatgtttaATCAGTATTAAGAATaatatgttatgtatgtatttCTATACTCTCtggtttttaattatttgtttgtatgtatgttttgttcggttctgtttttgttcaaaatgtgaaaacataataaatataatctatttgcaattagtataaaaaatatatgtgtgGCAAGCTGTATACCAGGAAAGCAAGTTTCACATGTCTActttattttgtgtcaaatcTGGCTTCAGTTGAATGATGCGTATGAAGAAGTGAGTGGGTTTGGCCGAGGCAATGGGGTGGAAACTTGCTTGTGTGTTATAGCCTCATTCATCTGCAGAGGGCTGCGATGCTCTGCCCAATGACATAGGTCCAAAATCACCAAATCTCTCCAAAGCATCCATGCCCTAACTCCATAAACAATCTTTTGCAACTCTGTCTTTCCTATCCATCCTCATGGGTTTACGCAGGAGAGCCTTAATGCTAACCCTGCCAACTGCAATGGTTTCAGTGACTGTGAAACCACATTGATTCAAACTGCTCACAGCTATTAGCAACAACCTCTAGATACCAACATACAAGCTTGGCAACGTGGTCAGAACTTGAACCCTCAGTTgtcataaatttaaataaagtcaCTGTTAAAGTTTgccattttcttttactatatttatattattattaaatgtatgtGAATAGTCTATTTGATGTCCAAAAGAGCCCAGCGCTGAATCAAATGTACAATCAGTGACAAAgaccaaaggttggtggttaaTTTCCTTGCATTTGCCATCTACCATCTGCATGTGATAGGCTACTAAAAGTCTGCTCCTGGGCAGCTATGGCTATGACAGCTTtccaccaccaagtgtggagaGTAAATTTAATGAAAAATAAGCTCATATGAAACAGACCTGTTGTTGGTTTTGTGTAGTTATGAGACATGTGAGAATGACGTCAAGCAGTTCAGAGGCTCTCAAGAGCTCTACAGAGCCAGACACAAGAGCTTCTGCATTAGCACCGTCCTTCCTGAAACATGTGGATGTGACCTCCTATCTTGATCCTTATCCAGGAATGGATCACTGGGTGTGATCTAAAACAGTccgacaaaacaaaacacagaatacaGTCCTTACACCATATGGTCAAACACATGAAGGCCAATACTACTCCTATAGCAGCTCTGATGGAGCCTTTTGAGAGGACTCTGGGCACAGACTCTGAGGTGAGGGGTCATTTGTGAAGTTTCTCTGTTGAAGCTGTCTCTAAATAAAAGTGTGGAGCACACACTGCACTGTTGTACACAGTCTCTGTGAACTGCTGCCAAATGACACCATTAAACACAAGCCCTCCCAGACTTCACCCAGGCTTTCTCTGACAGTTCTTTCATCTGGTCTACTGTAACTTTGAGCAcattctcctctttcactcgTTTGTTAGCCCAAAGTGGTGGTGTGCACCCTGGTTTGACAGTAGGATCCAGAATACAGTTCCTGTATTCTGGACGCCAGCACAGGCCTATGAGAGCCTAACAACATCACACAGACTGCCTTAGTAAAAGGCTAATTAAAGTTTTGCTTCATGCCTGTATAGCTTAAGACATGTTATTAACgctaaacataaatataaataagagAGAAATATAGAACTATCGTAAGGATCATTACAGACTCACGACTACCATCTAGTGGAGGTTTATGATAATCATAAGGGGAAGAGCAGGGTATCTACATGGACACTACATTTGTCTATCAAATTGATGGGGAGATCACAGGGCAATAATATTCAGCTCACCAGTATTACAAACAATAGCTGTACGTGTCACACTGGTGGCGCTTTTGTTTATCCCGTGGCTTTACACTCCACAGTTAGCGGAACCCTTGGCCACATTTGTTTCCTCCACAGATAGTTGCACCGTGCACAATGTGCTTCCGGCTCCTTTCCACACGTGAACAGTGAAAACAAGCCACCGCCGGAGCCGCAGCTGAACCCGAGGTATGATCCAGTATGTTTCATCCAGTGATAATGGACAAAACGGTGctgtgtgttataatgtttgatTTGGTAAAGGTGTCACACGGGGgaggatcatagactgtatatagtgAGGACATATAGTGAGGGGCATCGTTCATCAACTAGTCCACCTCTGTTTGATGCTGTTTTAGACTTCAAAAAAGAGTGAAAAAGCTGTTAATTCACccattttttaatttactaAACGAGCTCAAGTACAAATCCATAGCAggcatataataataataataataaaatagaacgTATACTGCAAATATAGGGTAATTTACTGttgctttaataaaaatgttctaAGCCCCAGTGACTCCACCACTTTGAAGTGAACCTTCCAGAATTAATCTCGGGACAGCCAGAGCTTGGACAACATTTAATAAGGTTATAGTTTTACACATCAATTAATAGTAATATTGACGAAGACTTGACTTGAGTGTACCCCAAAGTTGGGCCAGTTATCTGAGGGAGATTGACAAAATTTTGTGTTGAATCCATACAGCTGTCTGTGTAATGCAACgatcatattttgtgtttgtgttttgcagcTCTTGGCCAAAATGGATGGGAAGGTAAAGAAACAGAGGAAGCACCAGCAAAAACATAGTGGACCAAAGGCAGAGAAAAAGAAGCTGAGGAAGCAGGGCCCATCCACCGAGGAAGATGAGCGCAGGCGTAACCCTAAGGCCTTTAGTGTGCAGTCGGCTGTACGCATGGCCAAGACTTTTCACAGGGCCCAGGACATAAAGGCTAAGAAACACCACATACCTTTAGTAGACCGTACTCCACTTGAGCCCCCTCCTGTGGTCATAGTGGTGATGGGACCCCCCAAAGTGGGCAAAACCACATTGATTCGCTGTCTGATCAAGAACTTCACCAGGCAAAAGCTAGCAGACATCTGTGGGCCTGTGACTATTGTTTCAGGTGTGTGCAGTCTTTTGATTTGTCCAGTCAACAAACGTCTGGTGCTGATCAAATGTGTCTCTATTCTACAGGGAAGAAGCGTCGGCTCACTTTCATTGAATGCACCAATGACATCAACACCATGATTGATCTGGCTAAAGTTGCTGACCTAGTGAGATTAATTGATTTCACTTATGAGGAGGTTTAAATTTCCAAGtctctaaatgtttttttattgtaggtATTGATGCTAATTGATGCCAGCTTTGGTTTTGAGATGGAGACTTTTGAGTTCCTAAACATCTGTCAGGTTCATGGCTTTCCTCGCATTATGGGAGTGCTCACTCACCTGGATGCCTTCAAGAACAACAAAACTCTGCGCAAAACCAAAAAGAACCTTAAGCACCGCTTCTGGACTGAAGTCTACCAAGTAAACTCTCTTCTTCCAAATTTCCTACCCTCACTAGTATTCTAATAAAGTTTTAGTGCATGAGATACAAATATATAGAAATGAAcaaatataatttattcatttctaTGTTCACAAATTGTGTGATGATTGGTTGTACTGTAACAATGATTCATGATGGCTTGTGCAGGGTGCCAAGCTGTTTTACCTGTCGGGTATGGTGTATGGGGAGTACCAGACACAGGAGGTGAAGAATCTTGGTCGCTTCATCTCGGTGATGAAGTTTCGTCCTCTGGTGTGGCAGACGTCCCATCCATATGTTTTAGTGGATCGGTGAGTATGCGCCATGAAGCGTGTATTAGGGCTGAGCAAAATGGAAATAAACACAATTTGTCATCCggtgaaatatatttaatacagtatTCTATGGCACAGTTACAGTATATGATTATTGTGCTAAGATTGAACACAATCAACACTAGGAGACAACATAGCAGGATGATTTCAGGAAGGCTTTCAGGAAGTCTGTAAATTATCACAGAAACACTTAAGTTAGTTGGTTAATGGGGTCTGATAGTCAGCCAAAACTAAACATTACGTTATCTGGACCAACAGATATTTTACCTGTATTATATGGTCTCATACTGTTAAAAATCTTTTTGATCATGTTTATTCACATGTTGATCCAAggtgtatgtttttattataactgaGCTGTGTTGACAGCATGGAGGATCTAACTGACCCTGAGAAGGTCAGGACTGAACCCAAGTGTGACCGGACCGTTTCTCTCTATGGCTACCTGCGAGGGACATATCTGAAGAACAAAAGCCACATTCATATTGCTGGTGAAGCTCTTTGAATGTAGCATAAACTACATAAGTGTTCCTATCATGTGACTAAagagtttgtgttttggttgaCAGGAGTGGGGGATTACCAGGTGTCAGAAGTGAACTTTCTTCCAGACCCTTGCTCTCTGCCAGACACTCAAAAGAAGAGGGCTCTGAACGAGAAAGAGCGCCTGCTGTATGCCCCCATGGCAGGAGTTGGGGGAGTGGTCTATGACAAAGATGCAGTTTATGTGGACCTGCCCGCAAGTCACGTCAAGCAACAACAGGTGAACCTAACAAAGCTGTAAGGCAAAATATAAATTGACTAAGCCGTCTAAATAGTTGCAGTGCCTAGATTGTAATGCACACAAGtaacaaatgcacaaaaaatacatatttcaaaCATTTCAAGATATTTTAAGAACTATAGATCTATTTAGGGGTGTTAGACGATTGTAATGCTGTGTTTGCccattttactgttgttttagttagggtgaccagatgtccCACTTTGTGCACAGCATGTTCAGCTCAAATCCTGCATCACGCAAACTGGGTCTGTGCAAAAACTTAATTTTCATCAGCAGCCATATAGAGCTCTGTGCAGCAGCCACTGCTTGCGCACCACATTTACTCATTTAAGTGTCTAGGTATGTTAAGGTATGTGTAATGTGCTATTAACTCATCTTTGTTCATAAATGTGAACCCTATAAAAGTTCCTGCAACATTTATACATATTAAGTTAACATGTATATGACATCTTAAATCTTCCCATGACTACATTTACCCACTGCCGAACAGGCCTTATTGTGAAAACACTGACAATGCACAGATTCAAACTGCACAAACGGCAggcatatatttaaaaaagttgCTTTGCTTTGATCCCTGGATTTGAGAATGGAATTTTGCAAATGAGGCCTTATCAACATACACTATAGGCCCACTGATTAGGCTACTTAAAATATTGCCTAAAATGCAGCAGAAAACAGGACTACAGGTCTTATTCAAAAGGAGGAGTGGAGAagcaatgaaaaaagaaaatgtatatatactttttttttaaatgtccctCATTTTCACACTTTGTCCCAAATAAACAGGGGTGCTGTTTCACATTTGGTTGTTTTCCATctggtatatttttgtttttagttatgtgttgttgtttttttttaattggtcTTATGTGGTCATGTTCTTGCAGGAGGAGGTGCGTCCTACTACAGAGCTTGTCCAGTCTCTTCTCGACACTCATGCTACGTTAGATGCTAAGATGGCTGCCAGTAAGGTGTCTCTGTTCAGTGGTTCGGCTACTCTCAACTCTGACGAATTAGTGGAACATGAGCGGTGAGACTTGTGAAGATTATTATACTTAATGCACCCAATGAATGTACAGTGTCAACTGTtctgtagtgtagtagtgtattttatatatatatatatacacacacacacacacacacaaaatatgtATGTGTCAAATGACGTGTATTATATAGGCTACAAGAGGAGACTGTGTGGGACCAACAGAATGGCCGCAGCAGGAGGAAAGTGGTCTTCAATGAcagccaggaccaagccagcggctccagtgaggaggaggatgaagaggaagatAAAGAACAGGATGAAGAACAAGATGAGGATGATGACCACTTAAACAGGTTTCTGAGACAGACTCGAGAGGGGAGCGGGCCCCCTCACAAGAAACAGAAGGTGGAGCAGCCTCCGTCAGAGCTCCCAGTATTCGCCGACAGTGAGGACGAATTGGAGAAGAGTGAGGAGGACTCTGAGAAGGACTCTGAGGAAgactctgaggaagaggaggacccGGGTGAAGAGGGAgactctgaggaagaggaggacccGGATGAAGAGGAAGACTCTGAGGAGGAAGACAAGGAAGAGGGCTCtgaagaggaggggtcagaaGAGGAGCAAGGTGAGACTGATCAGGCTTTGAAATCCTGTCCCTTTGTgattaagcacattttacactattttacaGAAATGGTCTTAATTTTTTCATtgcctttttaaaataataactgCAACATTGTGACCACAGGGGCCCTATGCTGGAAAGAGAGTCTGCAGCAGAAAGCATCAGAAGCTTTTCTACGTCAACAAGAAGCTGCCCCTAATCTGCGCAAACTGGTGTATGGCACAGGTACGTCATCACATCTTTGCAACACTCAAGACCtgctttatttttctgtgtttaatctgtccactgtctgactaCAGTGGTGGAAGCTGCTGGGGTGCAGAATGAgaatgaggaggatgaggagctgGGTGGATTGTTCAGAGTCAGTCGTCCTCAGAACAATAAGAGACTCCAGGCCGATGCTCTGGACTGCTCTCGCTTCCATCCCAACGGTACTCACGACTGGGATTCACAAGAGGTAGGAGCACACCCAAAATATTCTCTCTGGCTTGATACAAGTTGCTCTGCGAATGAGGGGAAAAGAAGCATTTCAGTGGCTAAAGCTCTGGTGTTCTGTATGCTCAGGTACTGGACTCAATCAGGGACTGCTTTGTGACCGGAAAATGGGAGCACAGTGAGGATGCCGCCACTCTGCTCAAAGAGGATGGTATGTTAAGTATTAAATGATGAAGCATTCACCTACTCACGATACAAGCTAAAGTTTAATTATGTGTTTATGACTTGTACTAACTGAGTTGTCATTTTAAGATGAGTTGTACGGGGACTTTGAGGATTTGGAAACTGGAGAGGTCCATAaaaaacagaatgtagaagaTCAGGAACAGGTAAAAGTTGCAGCTAAACTGTTGGTTTCtgattttgtttgtgtctgtttttagtACATGTACATGTTTGTAAATTATAATATTCTGGTTGTTTTGTAGATGGAGAGTAATAGTGAAGCAGAAAACGAGGAGCAGCTGCTGGTGCagactgatgaagaggagcagaggaagaaacGTCTGGAGAAGAAGCGTCGATTAAAGGAGCGTTTCGACTCAGAGTACGATGATGGAGAAGCCACATACTTGGACGACTTGAAAGAGGAGATGCAAAAACAGGCTGAGGTTCCCTATAAACAAGGACACTTATATGAATTTAATCTTATGAATCCTTCTGAAGTAAATCCCAACTAAACCATGTTGTATTTTGTACAGCTCAACCGGGCTGAGTTTGAGACGATGGATGATGAGACCAGAGTGCAGTATGAAGGCTTTAGACCGGGCATGTACGTGCGACTGGAAATCTCCTCTCTGCCCTGTGAATTTGTGACCAACTTTGACCCGCACTATGCCATCATTCTTGGTGGGCTTAGCTCCAGTGAAGGCAATGTGGGATACCTACAGGTCAGTCCCCTGTTCTCACAACTTAATATCAGTAGTGAGTGCAATCTGCAGCATTGTTACACTGAATTGGGGCATGACTCTAGATcagtttaactttttttttctctcctctgattctgatatttagaaaaatgtttagttttctTTTGGGTTATTACCTTCATCTTTCTTTTTGCAAAGCATAATGGGTGTAAATGCTTTTAGCTATGAACTCTGATATAAAACCACCAGATCCTGACAACGGGTTAAAATCAAATGTGTGCAATAATTCCTAAACTTCTTTACTTTCGTTAGCCTTAATTGTGAAGATATTTTTTCCAGATATTTCTCATTTGATATCTCCTGTTTCTATCTTGACTTGAGCCCAGTAAGAGAGTGAGGAATTCCTTCCAGCTTTCCTATCGAATGAAACCGAAAGCAGTTCTTGCCTGCCTGATGCAACTATGTACTGCTTTGATGTAGATTGGGGTGAGCCGGAGTAAAGTGGAGTTGAGTGGACCAGACCATGGGTTTTATGTCAAATCTAAATGCAGAAACTAGTCTTAATTCTTGTTTAAAGACAGATGGGAATTATACCTTTATTGTAATGTGAGTGTGGACATGACCCTCAGATGCGCTTAAAGAAGCATCGCTGGTATGATCGTATCTTGAAGACTCGGGACCCTCTGATTCTGTCCCTGGGCTGGCGGCGCTTCCAGACCATCCCCCTGTACCACATCGAGGACCACAACGGGCGTCACCGCCTGCTCAAGTACACTCCACAGCACATGCACTGTGGGGCCTCCATCTGGGGTGAGACACAACCTCAGAAGCAGAACAGAACAACATTCAAGCTTAATTTTAGAGGCAACCTTTTTGTATCTTCACACCACCAAAATGCCACTAGAATCAAGCTACTTTATTGATGTAATATGTATGTCCAGCATGTATGTGTGTCAACTAGCTACATGCCAGACCTGAAAGTGTGTCCTGTGTACTCTAGGACCAGTCACTCCACAGGGAACTGGCTTCCTCGCTCTACAGTCTGTGGCTGGAACAAAGGTAAGCTGTGCTGATTCACTGTATATATTTACAGGGTCTATATAAATGCTCTTTGAACTAATACAGTTTTATGTTTGTAGGCTAATTTCCGTATTGCAGCCACAGGAGTCATTTTAGATGTGGACAAGTCTGTAACCATAGTGAAGAAGCTCAAACTCCTGGGTTACCCCTACAAGATTTTCAAAAACACCTGTTTCGTTAAGGTGATACTGTCTCTCCCCATCGCTCTCTCATTGTGATGAGGTTGTATtgacatgaatgtgtatgttGTGGCAGGGCATGTTCAACACTGTGCTTGAAGTGGCCAAGTTTGAAGGGGCCTCCATTCGAAGTGTCTCAGGAGTCAGAGGTCAGATCAAAAAGGCCCTGTCCACTCCCCCAGGAGCCTTTAGGGCCACCTTTGAGGACCGTCTTCTAATGAGTGGTGAGAAAGTAATTTTTAATTTGTTGAGAAAAGCACTATCTGGTGATTTATATATACCACTCTCTTGAACAAATGTGATTCTGTCATATTTTGTACAGACATAGTGTTCCTGCGCTCCTGGTACCCGGTGACTGTCCCTCAGTTGTACAACGCTGTCACAAATCTGCTGCTGCCTGTGGGACAAAAGGATAGCTGGGCAGGCATGAGGACCCTGGGTCAGCTCAAACATGACCTTGGCATCCGCAACAAGCCCAATACAGACTCTCTGTACAAGGTACACACTGCTAACTATCTATCCCTCTATATTCaacaaagtgcatttttttgCTTCTAAACTGTGTACATTGTCATTTTAGTGCATTTTTTATGCAAACAAGGTGCAAACTAGTTTGCATGAAGCACACACTCAATTTTAGATCTGCAATGACCAATACATTTTTAAGctttgggtggagtttaggtgtttactTTAACTAAAACCAATGTATGCTAACCCCTCTAGCTGTGAGCACAATGTTGTCTTTACCTTGTGTAAAATTACATCAAACAGCAATTGATGacatgatttgtttttttatttaacttgtgaatgtttgtgttttcagccTGTTTTGCGTGCGCCGAGACTCTTCAACAAGCTGCACATCCCGAAAGAGCTCCAGAAAGCCCTTCCCTTCAAGAGCAAGCCCAAACAGCAGGTACCCAAAGGAAAGACCCCCAGAGACCTCCAGAGGCCAGGTGTGATCCGGGAACCGCATGAGAGGAAGGCAAGTCTAAAATGCAGACATGTATTatctatattatgtaaaatctcaAAAATATGTTTGCCCATAAAACCCAGCCCTTTTCtttgacttgattttttttttctttttgtggtGTTTATTATTAGCCCTGTACTTTTTAATATGCAATTAGATcacatgtgtttatttcatgatgGAATATTGTTAGAttcacagtatttttattttaaataatacCTCTCTTCCTCGAGGCTCACAAAACGTCTGCAGCAAGCGATGAATCTGCTCTCATCAGTGCTGTTTCTTTATAGGTGatggccctcctccaggcactGGGGACAATTCATAACTACAAAACTAAGAAGGCCAAAACAGTGAAACACGCCAAGCACAAAGAGTTCCTTCAGCAGAAAAACCAGCAGGAGGAGGCTAAATCTAAACGGCAACGGGAGCTGCGCAAGAAGCTGTACAAAGCCATGGGGCAGACGGAAAAAAAGACTGCGCGCTCAAGTCTAAAGGGCAACACTGAGGACTGATTGCACAGATACAGACAAGCAATCAATGTATTATCTATTTGTAAAAAGgaatgttttacttgttttaaataaacatggTGTCCCATGTAACTTGATAATTGACTGTCTATGTGCACGCATTTGATTTATTCTTCCATTTTCTTTACAGGAATAAAGCAgttttttcatataaatagGAAAACATTAATTCAGTTCAGAGTCCTTTCTTCGCTGGATTATGGTGACATTATATATGGTAGCAAACAGCACCTTAAAAAATCTTTATCTTTTACCAAAGTGCACTTAATTACTTTTGACACTGATCTGTACAGGAAGGTTGGCTAGCCC contains the following coding sequences:
- the bms1 gene encoding ribosome biogenesis protein BMS1 homolog, translated to MDGKVKKQRKHQQKHSGPKAEKKKLRKQGPSTEEDERRRNPKAFSVQSAVRMAKTFHRAQDIKAKKHHIPLVDRTPLEPPPVVIVVMGPPKVGKTTLIRCLIKNFTRQKLADICGPVTIVSGKKRRLTFIECTNDINTMIDLAKVADLVLMLIDASFGFEMETFEFLNICQVHGFPRIMGVLTHLDAFKNNKTLRKTKKNLKHRFWTEVYQGAKLFYLSGMVYGEYQTQEVKNLGRFISVMKFRPLVWQTSHPYVLVDRMEDLTDPEKVRTEPKCDRTVSLYGYLRGTYLKNKSHIHIAGVGDYQVSEVNFLPDPCSLPDTQKKRALNEKERLLYAPMAGVGGVVYDKDAVYVDLPASHVKQQQEEVRPTTELVQSLLDTHATLDAKMAASKVSLFSGSATLNSDELVEHERLQEETVWDQQNGRSRRKVVFNDSQDQASGSSEEEDEEEDKEQDEEQDEDDDHLNRFLRQTREGSGPPHKKQKVEQPPSELPVFADSEDELEKSEEDSEKDSEEDSEEEEDPGEEGDSEEEEDPDEEEDSEEEDKEEGSEEEGSEEEQGALCWKESLQQKASEAFLRQQEAAPNLRKLVYGTVVEAAGVQNENEEDEELGGLFRVSRPQNNKRLQADALDCSRFHPNGTHDWDSQEVLDSIRDCFVTGKWEHSEDAATLLKEDDELYGDFEDLETGEVHKKQNVEDQEQMESNSEAENEEQLLVQTDEEEQRKKRLEKKRRLKERFDSEYDDGEATYLDDLKEEMQKQAELNRAEFETMDDETRVQYEGFRPGMYVRLEISSLPCEFVTNFDPHYAIILGGLSSSEGNVGYLQMRLKKHRWYDRILKTRDPLILSLGWRRFQTIPLYHIEDHNGRHRLLKYTPQHMHCGASIWGPVTPQGTGFLALQSVAGTKANFRIAATGVILDVDKSVTIVKKLKLLGYPYKIFKNTCFVKGMFNTVLEVAKFEGASIRSVSGVRGQIKKALSTPPGAFRATFEDRLLMSDIVFLRSWYPVTVPQLYNAVTNLLLPVGQKDSWAGMRTLGQLKHDLGIRNKPNTDSLYKPVLRAPRLFNKLHIPKELQKALPFKSKPKQQVPKGKTPRDLQRPGVIREPHERKVMALLQALGTIHNYKTKKAKTVKHAKHKEFLQQKNQQEEAKSKRQRELRKKLYKAMGQTEKKTARSSLKGNTED